Proteins from a genomic interval of Diceros bicornis minor isolate mBicDic1 chromosome 34, mDicBic1.mat.cur, whole genome shotgun sequence:
- the TRAPPC6A gene encoding trafficking protein particle complex subunit 6A isoform X1 — MADVVLFEFLHTEMVAELWARDPDPGPGGQKMNLSVLEGMGFRVGQALGERLPRELLAFREELDVLKFLCKDLWVAVFQKQMDSLRTNHQGTYVLQDNSFPLLVRMASGLQYLEEAPKFLAFTCGLLRGTLSTLGVKSLVTASVAALPTCPSLRLKPALLFQTRVLPEQLTGPSASLPPPPFYIHSILGHRAPGLGPLLPDVGKYFPLRAVNQDESEEGSPCLKHPHGGSSPSAESGADTPSSPAWACPSAHTAGPPSLAGLTCSLPGLPAPARSPDSCSLSSPVAARPLLTATPTGAVPHWSLCLQPWAGSWTASLCPVVFTCLCSTHFLLGPSRPLLWWWHCPAQSLADVSRMNCSHSATLCADGSGSGRLSQPCSQEAHGTVLEVPPLRQTSPAEGRGGEGCLAWGHSPALVEDREEKRLESLGKERQAWPRVEGGTELWLQGAVFGHPGGTPRGVPCRAGWVPVSCPEPLSWALFRGCLPYPHQASPLPGQSQLSPLLQQCRDRTLGDEGPPWHLRPPLLSPIPPSPLEEGLQGALHLPSQQQAEHHPSLLSKPPLLPCDPGQGLHLSTPRFPHL, encoded by the exons ATGGCGGACGTGGTGCTGTTCGAGTTTCTGCACACGGAGATGGTGGCGGAGCTGTGGGCGCGTGACCCGGACCCCGGCCCCGGG GGACAGAAGATGAACCTGTCTGTCCTAGAGGGCATGGGCTTCCgtgtgggccaggccctgggtgAGAG GCTGCCCCGGGAGCTGCTGGCCTTCAGGGAGGAGCTGGACGTCCTCAAGTTCCTGTGCAAAGACCTGTGGGTGGCCGTGTTCCAAAAGCAGATGGACAGCCTCCGCACCAATCACCAG GGGACCTACGTCCTGCAGGACAACAGCTTCCCCCTCCTCGTCCGGATGGCCTCGGGCCTGCAGTATCTGGAGGAAGCACCCAAG tTCCTGGCCTTCACCTGCGGCCTCCTGCGTGGCACCCTCAGCACCTTGGGCGTCAAGAGCCTGGTCACCGCCTCCGTGGCAGCCCTGCCCACCT GTCCCAGCCTCAGGCTAAAGCCAGCCCTTCTCTTCCAG ACCCGAGTCCTACCAGAACAGCTGACCggtccctcagcctccctgcctcccccgccCTTTTACATTCATAGCATCTTGGGGCATCGTGCACCTGGACTCGGCCCCCTGCTGCCTGACGTGGGTAAGTACTTCCCCCTCAGAGCTGTAAACCAAGACGAGAGTGAGGAAGGGTCTCCTTGCTTAAAACACCCCCACGGTGGCTCCTCACCCTCTGCAGAGTCTGGCGCAGACACCCCATCCAGCCCTGCCTGGGCCTGCCCCTCAGCCCACACAGCTGGTCCGCCTTCCCTGGCCGGCCTCACGTGTTCTCTGCCTGGgctgcccgcccccgcccgctcCCCAGACTCCTGCTCCCTCTCATCTCCGGTAGCCGCCCGGCCTCTGCTGACCGCCACGCCCACTGGAGCGGTTCCTCACTGGTCTCTGTGCCTGCAGCCCTGGGCGGGCTCCTGGACAGCCTCCCTCTGCCCTGTGGTGTTTACTTGTTTATGTTCCACACACTTCCTCTTGGGTCCCTCCCGACCCCTCCTCTGGTGGTGGCACTGCCCAGCGCAGAGCCTGGCAGATGTTTCCCGAATGAATTGCAGCCACTCAGCGACACTGTGTGCGGACGGCAGCGGGAGTGGGCGACTGTCCCAGCCCTGCTCTCAAGAAGCTCATGGGACTGTCCTGGAGGTTCCCCCACTCAGACAGACCAGCCCCGCCGAGGGCCGGGGTGGTGAGGGGTGCTTGGCATGGGGGCACAGTCCCGCATTGGTGGAGGACAGGGAGGAGAAGCGGCTTGAAAGCCTGGGGAAGGAGAGACAGGCCTGGCCCCGGGTGGAGGGGGGGACAGAGCTCTGGCTACAGGGTGCTGTGTTTGGCCACCCAGGCGGAACCCCTAGAGGGGTGCCCTGCAGGGCCGGGTGGGTTCCCGTCTCCTGTCCTGAACCCTTGTCCTGGGCACTATTCCGTGGTTGCCTCCCCTATCCCCATCAGGCCAGCCCTCTCCCCGGGCAGTCACAGTTGTCCCCATTGCTCCAGCAGTGCAGAGACAGGACCCTGGGGGACGAAGGGCCCCCGTGGCATCTAAGGCCCCCCTTGCTCAGCCCCATCCCGCCCTCACCTCTGGAAGAAGGGCTGCAGGGAGCCCTccacctgcccagccagcagcagGCAGAGCACCACCCCAGCCTGCTTTCAAAGCCCCCTCTGCTTCCCTGTGACCCGGGTCAGGGACTTCACCTCTCCacacctcggtttcctcatctgtaa
- the TRAPPC6A gene encoding trafficking protein particle complex subunit 6A isoform X3, translated as MADVVLFEFLHTEMVAELWARDPDPGPGAAPGAAGLQGGAGRPQVPVQRPVGGRVPKADGQPPHQSPGDLRPAGQQLPPPRPDGLGPAVSGGSTQVPGLHLRPPAWHPQHLGRQEPGHRLRGSPAHLSQPQAKASPSLPDPSPTRTADRSLSLPASPALLHS; from the exons ATGGCGGACGTGGTGCTGTTCGAGTTTCTGCACACGGAGATGGTGGCGGAGCTGTGGGCGCGTGACCCGGACCCCGGCCCCGGG GCTGCCCCGGGAGCTGCTGGCCTTCAGGGAGGAGCTGGACGTCCTCAAGTTCCTGTGCAAAGACCTGTGGGTGGCCGTGTTCCAAAAGCAGATGGACAGCCTCCGCACCAATCACCAG GGGACCTACGTCCTGCAGGACAACAGCTTCCCCCTCCTCGTCCGGATGGCCTCGGGCCTGCAGTATCTGGAGGAAGCACCCAAG tTCCTGGCCTTCACCTGCGGCCTCCTGCGTGGCACCCTCAGCACCTTGGGCGTCAAGAGCCTGGTCACCGCCTCCGTGGCAGCCCTGCCCACCT GTCCCAGCCTCAGGCTAAAGCCAGCCCTTCTCTTCCAG ACCCGAGTCCTACCAGAACAGCTGACCggtccctcagcctccctgcctcccccgccCTTTTACATTCATAG
- the TRAPPC6A gene encoding trafficking protein particle complex subunit 6A isoform X5 — protein MADVVLFEFLHTEMVAELWARDPDPGPGAAPGAAGLQGGAGRPQVPVQRPVGGRVPKADGQPPHQSPGDLRPAGQQLPPPRPDGLGPAVSGGSTQVPGLHLRPPAWHPQHLGRQEPGHRLRGSPAHLSQPQAKASPSLPGKFQVVIQKS, from the exons ATGGCGGACGTGGTGCTGTTCGAGTTTCTGCACACGGAGATGGTGGCGGAGCTGTGGGCGCGTGACCCGGACCCCGGCCCCGGG GCTGCCCCGGGAGCTGCTGGCCTTCAGGGAGGAGCTGGACGTCCTCAAGTTCCTGTGCAAAGACCTGTGGGTGGCCGTGTTCCAAAAGCAGATGGACAGCCTCCGCACCAATCACCAG GGGACCTACGTCCTGCAGGACAACAGCTTCCCCCTCCTCGTCCGGATGGCCTCGGGCCTGCAGTATCTGGAGGAAGCACCCAAG tTCCTGGCCTTCACCTGCGGCCTCCTGCGTGGCACCCTCAGCACCTTGGGCGTCAAGAGCCTGGTCACCGCCTCCGTGGCAGCCCTGCCCACCT GTCCCAGCCTCAGGCTAAAGCCAGCCCTTCTCTTCCAGGTAAGTTCCAGGTGGTGATCCAGAAATCCTGA
- the TRAPPC6A gene encoding trafficking protein particle complex subunit 6A isoform X4 — MADVVLFEFLHTEMVAELWARDPDPGPGGQKMNLSVLEGMGFRVGQALGERLPRELLAFREELDVLKFLCKDLWVAVFQKQMDSLRTNHQGTYVLQDNSFPLLVRMASGLQYLEEAPKFLAFTCGLLRGTLSTLGVKSLVTASVAALPTCKFQVVIQKS, encoded by the exons ATGGCGGACGTGGTGCTGTTCGAGTTTCTGCACACGGAGATGGTGGCGGAGCTGTGGGCGCGTGACCCGGACCCCGGCCCCGGG GGACAGAAGATGAACCTGTCTGTCCTAGAGGGCATGGGCTTCCgtgtgggccaggccctgggtgAGAG GCTGCCCCGGGAGCTGCTGGCCTTCAGGGAGGAGCTGGACGTCCTCAAGTTCCTGTGCAAAGACCTGTGGGTGGCCGTGTTCCAAAAGCAGATGGACAGCCTCCGCACCAATCACCAG GGGACCTACGTCCTGCAGGACAACAGCTTCCCCCTCCTCGTCCGGATGGCCTCGGGCCTGCAGTATCTGGAGGAAGCACCCAAG tTCCTGGCCTTCACCTGCGGCCTCCTGCGTGGCACCCTCAGCACCTTGGGCGTCAAGAGCCTGGTCACCGCCTCCGTGGCAGCCCTGCCCACCT GTAAGTTCCAGGTGGTGATCCAGAAATCCTGA
- the TRAPPC6A gene encoding trafficking protein particle complex subunit 6A isoform X2, with translation MADVVLFEFLHTEMVAELWARDPDPGPGGQKMNLSVLEGMGFRVGQALGERLPRELLAFREELDVLKFLCKDLWVAVFQKQMDSLRTNHQGTYVLQDNSFPLLVRMASGLQYLEEAPKFLAFTCGLLRGTLSTLGVKSLVTASVAALPTCPSLRLKPALLFQVSSRW, from the exons ATGGCGGACGTGGTGCTGTTCGAGTTTCTGCACACGGAGATGGTGGCGGAGCTGTGGGCGCGTGACCCGGACCCCGGCCCCGGG GGACAGAAGATGAACCTGTCTGTCCTAGAGGGCATGGGCTTCCgtgtgggccaggccctgggtgAGAG GCTGCCCCGGGAGCTGCTGGCCTTCAGGGAGGAGCTGGACGTCCTCAAGTTCCTGTGCAAAGACCTGTGGGTGGCCGTGTTCCAAAAGCAGATGGACAGCCTCCGCACCAATCACCAG GGGACCTACGTCCTGCAGGACAACAGCTTCCCCCTCCTCGTCCGGATGGCCTCGGGCCTGCAGTATCTGGAGGAAGCACCCAAG tTCCTGGCCTTCACCTGCGGCCTCCTGCGTGGCACCCTCAGCACCTTGGGCGTCAAGAGCCTGGTCACCGCCTCCGTGGCAGCCCTGCCCACCT GTCCCAGCCTCAGGCTAAAGCCAGCCCTTCTCTTCCAGGTAAGTTCCAGGTGGTGA
- the TRAPPC6A gene encoding trafficking protein particle complex subunit 6A isoform X6 — MADVVLFEFLHTEMVAELWARDPDPGPGAAPGAAGLQGGAGRPQVPVQRPVGGRVPKADGQPPHQSPGDLRPAGQQLPPPRPDGLGPAVSGGSTQVPGLHLRPPAWHPQHLGRQEPGHRLRGSPAHL; from the exons ATGGCGGACGTGGTGCTGTTCGAGTTTCTGCACACGGAGATGGTGGCGGAGCTGTGGGCGCGTGACCCGGACCCCGGCCCCGGG GCTGCCCCGGGAGCTGCTGGCCTTCAGGGAGGAGCTGGACGTCCTCAAGTTCCTGTGCAAAGACCTGTGGGTGGCCGTGTTCCAAAAGCAGATGGACAGCCTCCGCACCAATCACCAG GGGACCTACGTCCTGCAGGACAACAGCTTCCCCCTCCTCGTCCGGATGGCCTCGGGCCTGCAGTATCTGGAGGAAGCACCCAAG tTCCTGGCCTTCACCTGCGGCCTCCTGCGTGGCACCCTCAGCACCTTGGGCGTCAAGAGCCTGGTCACCGCCTCCGTGGCAGCCCTGCCCACCT GTAA
- the BLOC1S3 gene encoding biogenesis of lysosome-related organelles complex 1 subunit 3 yields the protein MASQGRRRRPPRRPETVVPGEAAETDSELSASSSEEELYLGPSGPTRGRPTGLRVAGEAAETDSEPEPEPTAAPRDLPPLVVQRETAGEAWGAEEVPAPAPARSLLQLRLAESQARLDHDVAAAVSGVYRRAGRDVAALAGRLAAAQAAGLAAAHSVRLARGDLCALAERLDIVASCRLLPDIRGVPGTELEQDPGPRA from the coding sequence ATGGCGTCCCAGGGTCGTCGGCGGAGGCCCCCGCGGAGGCCCGAGACGGTGGTGCCGGGGGAGGCGGCCGAGACGGACTCGGAGCTCTCCGCGTCCTCGTCGGAGGAGGAGCTGTACCTGGGCCCCTCGGGCCCGACGCGCGGCCGCCCCACGGGGCTGCGGGTGGCCGGGGAGGCCGCGGAGACCGACTcggagccggagccggagccgACGGCCGCGCCGAGGGACCTGCCCCCGCTCGTCGTGCAGCGGGAAACGGCCGGGGAGGCCTGGGGCGCGGAGGAGGTCCCGGCGCCCGCCCCCGCGCGCTCGCTGCTGCAGCTCCGGCTGGCCGAGAGCCAGGCGCGGCTGGACCACGACGTGGCGGCCGCGGTGAGCGGCGTGTACCGGCGCGCGGGCCGCGACGTGGCCGCCCTGGCCGGTAGGCTGGCGGCCGCCCAGGCGGCGGGGCTGGCGGCGGCCCACAGCGTGCGCCTGGCGCGGGGGGACCTCTGCGCGCTGGCCGAGCGCCTGGACATCGTGGCCAGCTGCCGCCTGCTGCCCGACATCCGCGGCGTGCCGGGGACCGAGCTGGAGCAAGACCCGGGACCGCGGGCCTAG